TTGCTCAAGAGCAAGATCAACCATCGCTCAGGGACTCAGGGGGCAGAGAGCAAGAAATAATGCAACATGTTCACCGCCGTGGACGACGAAGCACTCCACTAGGTAATGTACAGCTGATCCTTACGAGGCTAACTATCCAGTTAACACAAACCAAACCTCTATTAAACACTGAAAACCCATACAGAGGTTGACGAAACGACAGCTCTATAATACACCAAACTGTCCATGAGAAAACAGCTCTTCCCTGCCATGTGTATCGAAAACACGCCCATGAAGAAGGTCAGGACGATCATGGTACTTCAGCTAGTCGTATGGTCCGGTCCTCCTAGTTTCCATATCTCCTGCCAGACTCCATGGTGTCGAGAATAGGACTCGTGTCTCTTAGGGCGATCCCACCCTGACCTTCCCCTTCTTCGGTCTCCGTGGGTGGTCGCACGCTGAAGGAGTTTGCAATGCCACTGTTGCGTGCCTCGGCTAGCTGGAGGGTGTATGCGTGAGGCCACAGTCCTGCAATGCAAATTGCTACTGTTATTACTGCAAAACACGGAAACTCGATAGGTGATAAAACAGGTAAAAGGAGGCACCATCTGCATCATAAGGATATGGGAAAAATTGCAGGTAACAAAATGAAGCCACTGTGAGACCTGCAAAGGGAACAGGAAACAACAGGAGAAGAAAATAATTATatgcattttttgaaaaaatatagaAGGTCACCTATGTGAATTTACACAACTACGGAAATGGCAAACCTAGAACAGCTCCTGCAACCACATCTTGCCAGTGATGCCAGTAGTCATCCACTCGAGAAACAGCAACAAGTGCAGCAGTAAGTAGAGGCAGAACAATAATGCACAGCTTTGCAATATGACCTTTACGGTCAAAAACTGCGATTTTCCCAGTCAAGTACCATGTAAGGAAGCCTAGGCCGGCGAAAGACCCTGGAATAGATTAACACAAGGTGAAAGAAAACACGGTTATTAGATGATCGAGCCATGACCTATTTGACGGAACTGTAACAGCACTACCATAGATGCTAGACGTGCCTAATGAAAGATTGAGACTTGCCATACCCCACTTCTGATATTGAATTGGCCTAAAAACTTTTTCCTTTTACTTAGAAGAAATGCTTCTGACTGGACTTGCATTTCACCACACCCTTGAGACAAGGCTAAGGCTAGGCCAATTTTGTGGGGCCTCTAATCAAACACATGACTGATGTGCATTGTCTAATCAAACTACTTCACACAACTACTACACTAAGCAGCAGCCAAGCATCTAAACTGGAAGGCGGCACACCACTGCACTTTCGTGCCTGCCACTTCCTGGTTCACTGCGACATCACACCAAAGTAGCCAATGCACCAGGCTGTCTCATGCCCAATTGTGGCCTAGCCACCTGTCAGAGCTCCCCTGGCTCCATGACTGCCAGAAGCAGCCCAACCCAGGTCCCAGCACGGACTGTCAAAAGGATTATCACAAGGGTGTAAAAAACGTCTTCATGTAATGGAGTTTTAAAGAAAGAATGCCTCAGGCATAGCTGAGCAACAAATGCCTGACACCAATAACCCCTCATACAACGGGGAAAATATATAGGCTAGAATATAACTCTAACATTACCAAAGGAATATTAAGCATCACTTACATGATGAGTGTCCACTTGGGAAGCTCTTGTGACCTTCTTTGATGACACTCTTCTCTCCATGGCACAGAACGCCAGTAGTGACATTATCATAGAGCTGAAAATAGAGTCCTTCGATGAGTTTTGGTCAATTTGGACTCCATACATGATAAGAGCAATTGAACAGTGGGTAGGTCAACAAAGATGAACTTGTGGCTGGAAAAAGTGGAGTTCCAGGGTAGTAATCTACTAATCTTACATCCTTTCCATCTGGGAAACAGCGCCAGAAGAAATCAGGACGTGGTCGGCCAACTCCATCCTTAATGGCATCAGTAATCACCGCAGTTATGAGCACCGAATAAAGAATACCTACAAAATTATATGTGTTTCATTATTTCTTGTACATACAATATAAACATATTCATATGCCCAAGAATATGTAAATACCCAGTATGCCATGGTGCAAATCATAGATATTCTTCTTCTTGAAGTAAATTCCACCAAAGATGACACATGGCAAGACAATTCCAATGAGCTGCAAATCAGGCGGGTTATAAAATTGGAACTATCTTTTGAATGGCACACAAAATGATGCAAGCGGTGGAAAAAATGAGTCCAAAATTAGCAGCACAAGAACACACCGGAACAGCCCAAAAGGGCACAGTATTGCCCTTTAATGGATATCTCAAGTCAGTCATCATGTCCTTCCCAATGAAGCGGTGAAAAGGCTCGATTATATTCAACAGTCCATCTATGACAGCAAGGAGGAGAAGTATTATCCAGTCATACATGTGGAGTCTTGCCACTTTGGCTCCATGGGACTTTATAGTGTAACATCCTAACTGGATATCCGCCATTATGTCCTATAAATAAAAAAGGGAGCAAGACAAATAATTGGTGAGTAAAGTTGCAATAATTACAAGATAGACTGGATGTAATGCAGCTATGATTAATGAAATAgaagataaaataaaaaaagaattaatAACAAAAACAGGAGCACAAATACTTGCAGTTGTAGCATTTCAAATGAAGACAGTGTTACTCTGCTTGACTGGCTTTTTGTAGATAATTATCTATCCCTTTATTTCCTCAGTTTAATCATAGCAAATAGTGCTCCTACAATTCCAAATAAGTTGCGAACTTGACTGGAAAATGATTACATTTATAGGCTATAGTTTCCAATTATCAAACATTAGCGTCTCATATAAAACTAGCATAAACACAGTGATTAAGGAATGTCGAATAAAAAACATGACAACCCAAAGAGCCCACTGTAGTGAGCATGAAAATCCTCGCCCAATCAAATTTGAAGTAATAAAACAATTATGAGAAAGCCATTATCAACATGATTTATCACCTGGGAAAAATATGCAGGCTATAACTACAAACCACAGTAGATAAAAAGTTTGTTCTCGTAGTAAACATCACAACCCAAAGGTTCTACCCTAGGAAGCATGAAGACCAAGTCAAGTTCCTAACATAGAACCACTTCAGAGGGCCAGTATAAACAAT
This window of the Triticum aestivum cultivar Chinese Spring chromosome 5D, IWGSC CS RefSeq v2.1, whole genome shotgun sequence genome carries:
- the LOC123121199 gene encoding lipid phosphate phosphatase 2 is translated as MADIQLGCYTIKSHGAKVARLHMYDWIILLLLAVIDGLLNIIEPFHRFIGKDMMTDLRYPLKGNTVPFWAVPLIGIVLPCVIFGGIYFKKKNIYDLHHGILGILYSVLITAVITDAIKDGVGRPRPDFFWRCFPDGKDLYDNVTTGVLCHGEKSVIKEGHKSFPSGHSSWSFAGLGFLTWYLTGKIAVFDRKGHIAKLCIIVLPLLTAALVAVSRVDDYWHHWQDVVAGAVLGLTVASFCYLQFFPYPYDADGLWPHAYTLQLAEARNSGIANSFSVRPPTETEEGEGQGGIALRDTSPILDTMESGRRYGN